The sequence below is a genomic window from Thermomicrobiales bacterium.
ATGCGATCAGGAAGCACTGCTCAGGTCGATTCATGTTCACACGGAGTTGACATGAATCGACTAAGGTACTATGATCGACATAGAATCGTATGGAGTGAGCCATCACGATCACGATGCATCTGACGGATGGCGCTCCTGTCGATCATAGTCGTGCAGCAGATGGAGGATGTCATGAATAGTACTCAGCGTTGGGACCCATGGCGGGATATCGTGTCGTTGCGTGAAGCGATGAACGGCCTGCTCGAAGAGTCGTTCGTCAGGCCGCGGGCCGGTATGGTCGCGATGACCGGCGGCATGGCTCTGGACCTGTCCGAGACCGACGAGGCATACATGGTCAGGACGACCGTACCGGGTGCGCAGCCGGAGGATGTCGATATCTCCGTCCTCGGCGACACACTCCGCATTGCCGTCGAGATCAAGGCTGACGAAGAGCGCGAGGGTGAGAAGTGGCTCGTTCGCGAGCGCCGCTTCGGCCACTTCGAGCGCACCGTCACGCTACCAAGCAGCGTCAAGCCGGACGAAGCTCGCGCCGAT
It includes:
- a CDS encoding Hsp20/alpha crystallin family protein, producing MNSTQRWDPWRDIVSLREAMNGLLEESFVRPRAGMVAMTGGMALDLSETDEAYMVRTTVPGAQPEDVDISVLGDTLRIAVEIKADEEREGEKWLVRERRFGHFERTVTLPSSVKPDEARADFDNGVLTVTLPKAEAARPRQIQVRAGGTPDTPRAIDVESSTDTSEQPES